One window of Catonella massiliensis genomic DNA carries:
- a CDS encoding DUF2225 domain-containing protein — protein MEVSEESILFDKTYTCPCCATKFKAKAVRVGRNTLVRLDDDLRPIYKYVDATKYDAIICTKCGYAGLIKNFDAISDRHVRDIREKITAKFKGIDETKTYYTYEEAIERTQLALLSTIIKCAKTSDKAYICLKLAWLTRGMKEALDKESADYKEKHDELDKTEMNYLKNAYDGFSEAYMNEKFPICSMDENTLCIIMAETGRKLGKNHDALRYAETVILSRNATDRMKEMARAIRAKCKEE, from the coding sequence TTGGAAGTATCAGAAGAATCGATTCTTTTTGACAAAACTTATACTTGTCCGTGCTGTGCTACAAAGTTCAAGGCAAAAGCCGTAAGAGTGGGGAGAAACACCTTGGTACGGCTTGATGATGATTTACGCCCTATATATAAATATGTGGATGCGACCAAGTACGATGCAATTATCTGCACAAAGTGCGGGTATGCAGGACTAATCAAGAATTTTGATGCAATAAGTGATAGACATGTAAGGGACATCAGAGAGAAAATTACGGCCAAATTCAAGGGAATAGATGAAACAAAGACATATTATACTTATGAAGAGGCTATAGAAAGAACGCAGCTTGCCCTGCTTTCAACAATTATCAAATGTGCAAAAACCAGCGATAAGGCGTACATCTGCCTTAAGCTTGCTTGGCTTACCAGAGGGATGAAAGAGGCTCTGGATAAGGAGTCGGCTGATTATAAAGAAAAGCATGATGAGCTTGACAAAACTGAAATGAATTACCTAAAAAATGCCTATGACGGTTTTTCGGAAGCCTACATGAATGAGAAGTTCCCTATCTGTAGCATGGATGAAAATACCCTATGTATAATTATGGCAGAGACAGGCAGAAAACTGGGCAAGAACCATGATGCTTTAAGATATGCTGAAACTGTTATTCTGTCAAGGAATGCTACAGACAGAATGAAGGAAATGGCCAGGGCTATTCGTGCTAAGTGTAAAGAAGAATAA
- a CDS encoding glycine--tRNA ligase, whose protein sequence is MEKTMEKIVALAKARGFVYPGSEIYGGLANTWDYGNLGVELKNNVKKAWWKKFIQESPYNVGVDCAILMNPQTWIASGHLGSFSDPLMDCKCCHERFRADKLIEGFAKEKDIALRCSVDGWTNEEMKSFVDEHEIPCPSCGKHDFTDIRQFNLMFKTFQGITEDSKAVVYLRPETAQGIFVNFKNVQRTSRKKIPFGIGQIGKSFRNEITPGNFTFRTREFEQMELEFFCEPGTDMEWFHYWRQFCKDWLISLGMKEEEMRLRDHDPEELSFYSKGTTDIEFLFPFGWGELWGIADRTDYDLGRHQEVSGEPMEYFDDEKKEKYIPYVVEPSLGADRVTLAFLCGAYDEEELEGGDVRTVLRFHPFLAPVKVAVLPLSKKLGEGAEKVYAELSKDWNCEYDDRGAIGKRYRRQDEIGTPFCITYDFDSETDGMVTVRDRDSMEQERVAISELREYFRNKFEF, encoded by the coding sequence ATGGAAAAAACTATGGAGAAGATTGTGGCTTTAGCTAAGGCGAGAGGTTTTGTGTATCCGGGCTCGGAGATTTATGGGGGACTTGCCAATACTTGGGATTACGGTAATTTAGGTGTAGAGCTTAAGAACAATGTTAAGAAGGCCTGGTGGAAAAAGTTTATTCAGGAGAGTCCTTACAATGTAGGCGTTGACTGTGCCATCCTTATGAATCCCCAGACTTGGATAGCATCAGGACATCTTGGCAGCTTTTCAGATCCTCTTATGGACTGTAAGTGCTGTCACGAGAGATTTAGAGCGGACAAGCTCATTGAAGGTTTTGCAAAAGAAAAGGACATAGCATTAAGATGCTCTGTAGATGGTTGGACCAATGAAGAGATGAAGAGCTTTGTGGACGAGCACGAAATCCCTTGTCCTAGCTGTGGAAAGCATGATTTCACTGATATCCGTCAGTTCAACCTCATGTTTAAGACCTTCCAGGGAATTACAGAGGATAGCAAAGCTGTTGTTTACCTTCGTCCTGAGACAGCTCAGGGTATCTTTGTTAACTTTAAGAATGTTCAGCGTACCTCAAGGAAGAAGATTCCATTTGGTATTGGACAGATAGGAAAGTCATTTAGAAATGAGATTACACCAGGTAACTTTACCTTCCGTACCAGAGAGTTTGAGCAGATGGAGCTTGAGTTCTTCTGTGAACCGGGTACAGATATGGAATGGTTCCACTACTGGAGACAGTTCTGTAAAGACTGGCTCATCTCACTTGGTATGAAAGAAGAAGAGATGCGTCTTCGTGACCACGATCCTGAGGAGCTTTCTTTCTATTCAAAGGGAACTACTGATATCGAGTTCTTATTCCCATTTGGCTGGGGAGAGCTATGGGGAATAGCAGATAGAACTGACTATGACCTTGGCAGACATCAGGAAGTATCAGGTGAGCCTATGGAGTATTTTGATGATGAGAAGAAGGAAAAATACATTCCTTATGTAGTAGAGCCTTCTCTTGGTGCAGATAGAGTTACTCTTGCTTTCCTTTGTGGCGCCTATGATGAAGAGGAACTTGAGGGCGGTGATGTGCGTACTGTACTTCGTTTCCATCCTTTTCTTGCACCTGTTAAGGTGGCAGTGCTTCCGCTTTCCAAGAAGCTTGGTGAGGGTGCTGAAAAGGTATATGCTGAGCTTTCAAAGGACTGGAACTGTGAGTATGATGACAGAGGAGCTATCGGTAAGAGATATAGAAGACAGGATGAGATAGGAACTCCATTCTGTATTACCTATGACTTTGATTCAGAGACAGACGGTATGGTTACAGTCAGAGACAGAGATAGCATGGAGCAGGAAAGAGTGGCTATATCAGAACTTAGAGAGTATTTTAGAAATAAATTTGAATTTTAA
- the era gene encoding GTPase Era, with product MGKFKSGFVTLIGRPNVGKSTLMNNLIGQKIAITSSKPQTTRNRIQTVYTDEVGQIIFLDTPGIHKAQNKLGEYMDSVAERTLSEVDVVLWLVEPTTFIGKGEQHIAKLLETTRTPVILVVNKIDTVEKGELLPVIDKYKDIVDFKACIPVSAVTGENKDDLLKTVFDLLPEGPMYYDEDVVTDQAERQITAELIREQTLRRLKDEVPHGVAVMIESMKEEKDTSVRHSHKNIMNIEATIFCERDSHKGIIIGKKGAMLKEIGTNARHQISDLLGMKVNLNLWVKVKKDWRNSDSLMKNFGYKEE from the coding sequence ATGGGAAAATTTAAGTCAGGTTTTGTAACCCTTATAGGCAGGCCCAATGTAGGCAAATCAACTCTTATGAATAATCTTATCGGTCAGAAGATTGCAATTACCTCTTCTAAGCCGCAAACCACAAGAAACAGGATTCAGACAGTGTACACAGATGAGGTAGGGCAGATTATCTTCCTTGACACACCGGGTATCCACAAGGCGCAGAACAAGCTTGGTGAATATATGGACTCTGTAGCTGAGAGAACTCTTTCTGAGGTAGATGTGGTACTTTGGCTGGTTGAGCCTACTACCTTTATCGGCAAGGGAGAGCAGCATATAGCAAAGCTGCTTGAAACTACCAGGACACCGGTTATACTTGTGGTAAACAAGATAGACACAGTGGAAAAGGGAGAACTCCTCCCTGTCATTGACAAGTACAAAGACATAGTGGACTTTAAGGCCTGCATACCTGTATCTGCGGTTACGGGAGAGAATAAAGATGACCTTCTTAAAACTGTATTTGACTTACTTCCTGAAGGTCCTATGTACTATGATGAGGATGTGGTTACTGACCAGGCTGAAAGGCAGATTACAGCGGAGCTGATTAGAGAGCAGACTCTAAGGAGGCTGAAGGATGAAGTGCCTCACGGAGTTGCTGTTATGATTGAGAGCATGAAGGAAGAAAAAGATACTTCGGTCAGACACAGTCATAAGAATATAATGAACATTGAGGCAACCATTTTTTGTGAAAGAGATTCTCATAAGGGCATCATCATTGGGAAGAAGGGTGCTATGCTAAAGGAAATAGGAACAAATGCAAGGCATCAGATATCTGACCTTCTCGGAATGAAGGTAAATCTTAATCTTTGGGTTAAGGTTAAGAAAGATTGGAGAAATTCAGATTCCCTTATGAAGAACTTCGGGTATAAAGAGGAGTAA
- a CDS encoding TIGR01906 family membrane protein: MKTFFKPIISIFISLLMMLVSIAFATTAVLYFRPLYYSMIGDFTGKLNLTYTEIKENYDALIDYNSFWGADKLSFPHLPSSENALTHFEEVKAIFLSFQIVLIIGIILLLVLIPLYKRLYKSYEYRLIGGIFTICLPSTIALFIYANFNKVFITFHKIAFNNDLWIFDYKKDPIILFLPEKFFMLSAVCIVGLVFLSGLIMLITYFKRPAK; this comes from the coding sequence ATGAAAACCTTTTTTAAGCCGATAATTTCGATTTTTATTTCACTGCTTATGATGCTAGTATCTATAGCCTTTGCCACAACAGCTGTATTGTACTTTAGACCTCTGTATTACAGCATGATTGGAGATTTTACAGGTAAATTAAACTTAACTTATACCGAAATAAAGGAAAACTATGATGCCCTCATAGACTACAACTCATTCTGGGGGGCTGATAAGCTTAGCTTCCCTCACCTGCCTTCATCAGAAAATGCCCTTACCCATTTTGAAGAGGTAAAGGCCATCTTCCTTTCCTTTCAGATTGTGCTGATTATAGGAATAATCTTACTTTTAGTGCTTATACCACTCTACAAAAGGCTCTATAAATCCTATGAATACAGGCTTATTGGCGGAATCTTTACCATATGTCTTCCATCTACAATTGCTCTGTTTATATATGCTAACTTTAACAAGGTATTTATTACCTTTCATAAGATTGCTTTTAACAATGACTTATGGATATTTGACTACAAAAAAGATCCAATTATCTTATTTTTACCGGAAAAGTTTTTCATGCTTTCCGCTGTATGTATAGTAGGTCTTGTATTCCTATCAGGTCTAATTATGCTTATAACATACTTTAAGAGACCTGCGAAGTAA
- a CDS encoding glutamine--tRNA ligase/YqeY domain fusion protein → MEENTERVSKNFIEDIIDKDIAEGRTKKVITRFPPEPNGYLHIGHAKSILLNYGLAKEYGGQFNLRFDDTNPTKEKTEFVESIKADVEWLGADFGDRCFFASNYFEKMYEAAIKLIKKGKAFVCDLSADEIREYRGTLTEPGENSPYRERSIEENLDLFERMKNGEFPDGSKVLRAKIDMSSPNMNMRDPVIYRIARMTHHNTGDDWCIYPMYDFAHPIEDAVEGITHSICTLEFEDHRPLYDWVVRELEYENPPKQIEFAKLYLTNVVTGKRYIKKLVDNGIVDGWDDPRLVTISALRRRGYTPESIKLFMELSGVTKSNASSDYAMLEYCIRETLKLEKKRVMAILDPVKLVITNYPEGETEWLDAPHNLENEALGSRKLAFTRELYIEREDFMIDPPKKYFRLFPGNEVRLMNAYFVTCTGYDVDEDGKVTEIRCTYDPETKSGNGFEGRKVKGTIHWVSASHAVPCEVRLYENIVDEEKGVYNEDGELNLNPNSLTVIKDALVEESLKGTTEVEQYQFVRNGFFCLDSKDSKPEMPVFNRIVSLKSSYNPNKA, encoded by the coding sequence ATGGAAGAGAATACAGAGAGAGTATCAAAGAATTTTATTGAGGATATTATTGATAAGGACATAGCTGAGGGCAGGACCAAGAAGGTAATAACCAGATTTCCGCCTGAACCCAACGGATATTTACATATAGGACATGCTAAGTCAATTCTTCTTAACTACGGTCTTGCTAAGGAGTATGGCGGACAGTTTAATCTTAGATTTGACGACACCAATCCTACCAAGGAAAAGACTGAGTTTGTTGAGTCTATCAAGGCTGATGTAGAGTGGCTGGGTGCAGACTTTGGTGATAGATGCTTTTTTGCGTCCAATTATTTTGAAAAGATGTATGAGGCAGCGATTAAGCTTATAAAGAAGGGAAAGGCCTTTGTATGCGATTTGTCTGCTGATGAAATAAGAGAATACAGAGGTACTCTTACAGAGCCTGGCGAGAACTCACCATATAGAGAGAGAAGCATAGAAGAGAATCTTGACTTATTTGAGAGAATGAAAAATGGTGAATTCCCTGATGGAAGCAAGGTTCTAAGAGCTAAGATAGACATGAGCTCTCCCAATATGAACATGAGAGATCCTGTCATATATAGAATTGCCAGGATGACTCATCATAATACAGGTGATGACTGGTGCATTTATCCTATGTATGACTTTGCGCACCCTATTGAAGACGCAGTGGAGGGGATTACACATTCCATCTGTACCCTTGAATTTGAAGACCATAGACCTCTCTACGACTGGGTGGTAAGAGAACTTGAGTACGAGAATCCACCTAAGCAGATAGAGTTTGCCAAGCTTTATCTTACCAATGTGGTAACAGGTAAGAGATATATAAAGAAGCTTGTAGACAATGGAATAGTTGATGGTTGGGATGATCCAAGACTTGTCACCATAAGCGCACTTAGGAGAAGAGGCTATACTCCTGAATCAATTAAGCTGTTTATGGAGCTTTCAGGTGTAACCAAGAGCAATGCATCTTCTGACTATGCCATGCTTGAGTACTGTATAAGAGAAACTCTTAAGCTAGAGAAGAAGCGTGTTATGGCTATACTTGACCCTGTTAAGCTTGTAATAACTAATTACCCTGAGGGTGAGACAGAGTGGCTGGATGCTCCTCATAACCTTGAAAATGAGGCTCTTGGCAGCAGAAAGCTGGCATTTACAAGAGAGCTTTACATAGAGCGTGAGGACTTTATGATAGATCCTCCTAAGAAATATTTCAGACTCTTCCCAGGCAATGAAGTAAGACTTATGAATGCTTATTTTGTTACCTGCACAGGCTATGATGTGGATGAAGACGGAAAAGTTACAGAAATAAGATGTACCTACGATCCTGAGACAAAGAGCGGAAACGGCTTTGAAGGCAGGAAGGTAAAAGGTACAATTCACTGGGTAAGTGCATCTCATGCTGTGCCTTGTGAAGTAAGATTATATGAAAATATAGTGGATGAGGAAAAGGGAGTTTACAATGAGGATGGTGAACTTAACCTAAACCCTAATTCATTGACAGTTATCAAGGATGCGCTTGTTGAAGAGAGCCTTAAAGGGACTACTGAAGTAGAACAGTACCAGTTTGTAAGAAATGGATTTTTCTGTCTTGATTCTAAGGATTCGAAGCCGGAAATGCCTGTATTTAACAGAATAGTATCACTTAAGAGCTCTTATAATCCTAACAAGGCTTAA
- a CDS encoding insulinase family protein has protein sequence MSRSIKNINEVAIPEQYELISTKELKDIKALGIYLRHKKSGARLALISNEDENKVFCIGFKTPPEDSTGVAHIVEHTVLCGSKKYPSKDPFIEMAKGSLNTFLNAMTYPDKTIYPVASCNDKDFKNLMSVYLDAVFYPNLYTNKAIFEQEGWHYELDEESGELIINGVVYNEMKGAFSSPDEVEDLRVREALYPDTPYGIESGGDPEVIPELTYENYVAFHKRFYHPSNSYIILYGNFDIEERLEFLDKEYLKDFDKIDPRSDIPLQKPVGGDLSDSYSLAESEDMKEKTFLSYNVVTGVVTDTFTMGALQLLRFVLMDAPGAPVKKALIEAGIGKEISSSLSNHMLQPTFSIHATGTEADKKDEFVRIIETELRKIVNEGIDEKKLTSAINYSEFKYREQDSGRYPAGLILGINMYTSWLYDDNLVFELADAGKNYDLLRSKIGTGYFEELVRKYLLENEHKLIFTLVPEKNKNDRIEEELKKKLAKYKESLSEDDITALKKSSEKLRAFQEEPSSQEDVAKLPTLERSDISPEIKPLKNIEKEINGSPLIWHKVNTNGIMYLRLNFDISDMEADELQYFGLLTDLLGLIDTKKRGYSDFVSETLMYTGGVHTNIEVYTDKADRNKVLTNYSVSFKSLVSQAEKGLNLIPEMLYESRLDSHSDKRIVEILRENISGMEMDFETSGDRVSALLAKSYFSVNGRMGERLSGLSFYKFIKELAENFEEGKEELYTKLNSLIKKYFVKERLIVSLTVDDENYDASCDKLTNIVKELPRGEKAGDDLLCDNIRHEIKEFKANRKEGLCAKGYTASGQVQYVTRAGNFVASGLPYTGVLSVLNVLLSYEYLWVNVRVKGGAYGCYSKFDRNGDSSFSSYRDPKLMETNEVYESVTEFVAGFNADEKEVTKYVIGAVGSADIPLTPFADGERSFNAYMSGITEDDIRKSRKEMIGTTASDIRDMAKYVKAVLDEKIMVVIGSEAKIKENSDKFDEVSSLLS, from the coding sequence ATGAGTAGAAGCATTAAAAACATAAATGAGGTAGCAATCCCGGAGCAATATGAGTTAATTAGCACTAAGGAGCTGAAGGATATCAAGGCTCTGGGTATATATTTAAGGCATAAAAAGAGCGGGGCAAGACTTGCCCTTATTTCAAATGAAGATGAAAATAAGGTTTTCTGTATAGGATTTAAAACTCCTCCTGAAGATTCTACAGGAGTGGCCCATATAGTTGAACATACAGTACTTTGCGGTTCTAAAAAATACCCTTCAAAAGACCCGTTCATTGAGATGGCTAAGGGTTCACTTAATACCTTCTTAAATGCAATGACCTATCCGGATAAGACGATTTATCCTGTGGCAAGCTGCAATGACAAAGACTTTAAGAACCTTATGAGTGTGTACCTGGATGCGGTATTTTATCCGAATCTATATACTAACAAAGCAATATTTGAGCAGGAAGGCTGGCATTATGAACTGGATGAGGAGAGTGGCGAGCTTATCATAAATGGAGTCGTATACAATGAGATGAAGGGTGCTTTCTCATCTCCTGACGAGGTAGAGGATCTGCGTGTAAGAGAGGCTCTTTATCCTGATACACCTTATGGAATTGAGTCAGGTGGAGATCCGGAGGTTATTCCTGAACTTACTTACGAGAACTATGTGGCATTTCACAAGCGTTTTTATCACCCGTCAAATTCATACATCATTTTGTACGGAAATTTTGATATAGAGGAGAGACTTGAATTCCTTGATAAGGAATACTTAAAGGACTTTGATAAGATTGATCCAAGGTCTGATATCCCTCTTCAAAAGCCTGTAGGAGGTGATTTGTCCGATAGCTACTCACTTGCGGAAAGCGAAGACATGAAAGAAAAAACCTTCCTTTCCTACAATGTAGTTACAGGTGTGGTTACAGATACTTTCACTATGGGTGCCTTACAGCTACTGAGATTTGTACTTATGGATGCACCGGGGGCACCTGTTAAAAAGGCTCTCATAGAGGCAGGTATAGGCAAGGAAATCTCTTCAAGTCTTTCAAACCATATGCTTCAGCCTACATTTTCTATTCATGCGACAGGAACTGAGGCAGATAAGAAGGACGAATTTGTAAGGATAATAGAGACTGAGCTTAGAAAGATTGTAAATGAAGGAATAGATGAAAAGAAGCTTACTTCAGCAATCAACTATTCTGAGTTTAAGTACCGTGAACAGGATTCAGGAAGGTATCCAGCAGGCCTCATCCTTGGCATCAATATGTATACAAGCTGGCTTTATGATGACAATCTTGTGTTTGAGCTGGCAGATGCAGGCAAGAACTATGACCTGCTTAGAAGCAAGATTGGTACAGGCTACTTTGAGGAGCTGGTTAGAAAATACCTTCTTGAAAATGAACATAAGCTTATATTCACTCTCGTTCCTGAGAAGAATAAAAATGACAGGATTGAGGAAGAGTTAAAGAAGAAGCTCGCTAAGTACAAAGAAAGCCTAAGTGAAGACGATATAACTGCTCTTAAAAAGAGCAGTGAGAAACTAAGAGCCTTCCAGGAAGAGCCATCGTCTCAAGAGGATGTGGCAAAGCTTCCAACTCTTGAAAGAAGTGACATCTCTCCTGAGATAAAGCCTCTTAAGAACATAGAAAAAGAGATAAATGGCAGCCCGTTAATCTGGCACAAGGTAAATACAAACGGTATTATGTATCTCAGGCTTAATTTTGACATCAGCGATATGGAGGCTGATGAACTACAGTATTTTGGGCTGCTTACAGACCTTTTGGGACTCATTGATACTAAAAAAAGAGGCTATTCTGACTTTGTATCTGAAACCCTTATGTATACAGGAGGTGTTCATACCAATATCGAGGTATATACAGATAAGGCTGATAGAAACAAGGTGCTTACCAACTATTCAGTTAGCTTTAAATCGCTTGTTTCACAGGCTGAGAAGGGGCTTAATCTTATTCCTGAGATGCTCTATGAGTCAAGGCTTGATTCGCACAGTGATAAGAGAATAGTCGAGATACTAAGAGAAAATATATCAGGTATGGAAATGGACTTTGAGACAAGTGGAGACAGGGTATCTGCTCTGCTTGCGAAGTCATATTTCTCAGTTAATGGAAGGATGGGAGAGAGACTTTCAGGCCTTAGCTTCTACAAGTTTATAAAGGAATTGGCAGAGAATTTTGAAGAGGGGAAAGAAGAGCTCTATACTAAGCTAAATTCTCTCATTAAAAAATACTTTGTAAAAGAGCGTCTTATTGTAAGTCTTACTGTAGATGATGAAAACTATGATGCTTCTTGTGATAAGCTAACTAACATAGTTAAAGAGCTTCCTAGAGGTGAGAAGGCAGGAGATGACCTCCTTTGCGATAATATAAGGCATGAAATTAAAGAATTTAAGGCAAATAGAAAAGAAGGCTTATGTGCGAAAGGGTATACTGCCTCGGGTCAGGTACAGTATGTGACCAGAGCGGGTAACTTTGTGGCTTCAGGTCTTCCTTATACAGGTGTCCTAAGCGTCTTAAATGTGCTTCTTAGCTATGAATACCTTTGGGTAAATGTCAGGGTTAAGGGCGGAGCTTACGGCTGTTACAGCAAGTTTGACAGAAATGGAGATTCATCCTTCTCTTCCTACAGAGACCCTAAGCTTATGGAGACAAATGAAGTATATGAGAGCGTGACAGAATTTGTTGCGGGCTTTAACGCCGACGAAAAAGAGGTAACCAAGTATGTGATTGGAGCTGTAGGAAGTGCCGATATTCCGCTGACTCCTTTTGCAGACGGTGAAAGGTCATTTAACGCATATATGAGCGGTATTACGGAAGATGATATAAGAAAGTCAAGAAAGGAAATGATAGGAACTACTGCATCTGATATAAGAGACATGGCTAAATATGTAAAGGCTGTACTTGATGAGAAGATTATGGTAGTTATAGGCTCAGAGGCTAAAATAAAGGAAAACTCTGATAAGTTTGATGAAGTATCAAGTCTTTTGTCATAA
- the recO gene encoding DNA repair protein RecO: MTDEIEVSGVVVSCMPIGEYDKRLVIITAELGKIHAFARGARRTNSKLLAGTDPLTFGKFKLVSGKNAYTLLEVKIVNYFNELKMDIDRVYYGFYFLELASYFSRENIGGKNLVNLIYMALKALEAKVDELTPDFVKAIFEWKIFEIEGIMPSIDEGRFLGRQLRPSTIYALRVVSATDVTKLFSFNLEAESKKEFIELAEEYRDLNTDTRFKSLEMIREV; the protein is encoded by the coding sequence TTGACAGATGAGATAGAGGTTTCGGGAGTTGTTGTTTCCTGTATGCCAATAGGTGAATACGATAAGCGCCTTGTGATAATAACTGCAGAGCTTGGCAAGATTCATGCTTTTGCAAGGGGCGCAAGAAGAACCAACAGCAAGCTGCTTGCCGGCACAGATCCTCTTACTTTCGGCAAGTTCAAGCTTGTTTCAGGTAAGAATGCATATACTTTGCTTGAGGTAAAGATAGTAAATTACTTTAACGAATTGAAGATGGATATAGACAGGGTTTATTATGGTTTCTATTTTTTAGAGCTTGCATCCTACTTTTCTAGGGAAAATATAGGAGGCAAGAACCTTGTAAACCTTATATACATGGCGCTTAAAGCCCTTGAAGCAAAGGTGGATGAGTTAACTCCTGACTTTGTAAAGGCAATATTTGAGTGGAAAATATTTGAAATTGAGGGTATAATGCCTAGTATAGATGAAGGACGATTTTTGGGAAGACAGCTTAGACCTTCAACAATATATGCACTAAGAGTAGTCTCGGCAACTGATGTGACCAAGTTATTTTCTTTTAACCTGGAAGCTGAATCAAAAAAGGAATTTATTGAGCTTGCCGAAGAGTACAGGGATTTAAATACTGATACTAGGTTTAAATCCTTAGAAATGATAAGAGAGGTATGA
- a CDS encoding cell wall hydrolase, with product MRTKIITFGCILLAGMMISSGTRSVKAEEVVATDAAIETKIEEIKSEKVETLPEEKVEEEVKAEEAEDEIEAEEDETPLGSADDKKPQSKKKTTKNISKKTVKKAEKAEKASEVKKQSKDVIKYTDEEFKILVCVTFLEAGNQSYKGKLATANAVINRVLNKRFPNTIKGVIYQKYAGRYQFALCAPGGKLEQAMKNYGKNTGWRAAYEKACIKVVKDALAGKTATDRRYHFFRLHYKGIENWKSDGVKIDDTYYYNY from the coding sequence ATGAGAACCAAGATAATAACATTCGGTTGTATCCTGCTTGCAGGAATGATGATTAGCAGTGGTACAAGGTCAGTGAAGGCAGAAGAAGTAGTGGCAACAGACGCTGCAATAGAGACTAAGATTGAAGAAATAAAGAGCGAAAAGGTGGAGACCTTACCTGAAGAAAAGGTCGAGGAAGAGGTAAAGGCTGAAGAAGCTGAGGATGAAATCGAAGCAGAGGAAGATGAGACTCCTCTTGGAAGCGCTGATGATAAAAAGCCTCAGTCAAAGAAAAAGACTACAAAGAATATCTCTAAGAAGACAGTAAAAAAGGCTGAAAAGGCTGAGAAGGCTTCAGAAGTCAAGAAACAGTCTAAGGATGTAATCAAGTATACGGACGAAGAGTTTAAGATTCTTGTTTGTGTTACCTTCCTTGAGGCAGGCAATCAGTCCTACAAGGGAAAGCTTGCTACAGCGAATGCTGTTATAAACAGAGTACTTAACAAGAGGTTTCCAAATACAATCAAGGGTGTAATCTACCAGAAGTATGCAGGACGCTACCAGTTCGCACTCTGCGCTCCAGGAGGAAAGCTTGAACAGGCGATGAAGAACTACGGAAAGAATACAGGCTGGAGAGCAGCTTATGAAAAAGCCTGCATCAAAGTGGTTAAGGATGCACTGGCTGGCAAGACTGCTACTGACAGGAGATATCATTTCTTTAGACTTCACTACAAGGGCATTGAGAACTGGAAGTCTGATGGAGTAAAGATTGACGATACTTATTATTACAATTACTAA